In one window of Romboutsia hominis DNA:
- a CDS encoding phage holin family protein produces MNFFNDLQGNPFISILLIACIWDLFLGILRALKEKKINSSAGINGIIRKVGMIGSALFLKLVDLVIDFNLVAFLPSEFLEIIKINSIGVCELFCLCFIAFETLSAMKNLTRSNIPIPSKLKEFIEYMLDTFTTENNKKDKVGV; encoded by the coding sequence GTGAATTTTTTTAACGATTTACAAGGAAATCCTTTTATAAGCATTTTATTAATCGCTTGTATATGGGATTTGTTTCTAGGAATACTTAGGGCATTAAAAGAAAAGAAAATCAATTCAAGCGCTGGTATAAATGGAATAATACGAAAAGTTGGGATGATAGGAAGTGCTTTATTTCTAAAACTTGTTGATCTAGTAATAGATTTTAATTTAGTAGCGTTCTTACCAAGTGAATTTCTTGAAATTATAAAAATTAATAGTATAGGTGTATGTGAATTATTTTGTTTATGTTTTATAGCATTTGAAACTTTATCAGCTATGAAAAACTTAACTAGAAGCAATATACCTATACCAAGTAAATTAAAAGAGTTTATAGAGTATATGTTGGATACTTTTACGACTGAAAATAACAAAAAAGATAAGGTAGGTGTATAA
- a CDS encoding GntR family transcriptional regulator, with protein sequence MNINISNTSTIPLYEQIKSQIQNQILDSTLKPGEGLPSIRNFAKELKVSIITIKRAYEELEKEGFIETVTGRGTFVSTKNTDRLREIALYEIENKLEDIIRQVKSVGITLEEGLEIFKSIYEEI encoded by the coding sequence TTGAATATAAATATAAGTAATACATCAACAATACCCTTGTATGAACAAATAAAAAGCCAGATACAAAATCAGATATTAGACTCAACATTAAAGCCAGGGGAAGGTCTCCCATCTATAAGAAATTTCGCAAAAGAATTAAAGGTTAGCATAATAACCATAAAAAGAGCCTATGAAGAACTTGAGAAAGAAGGATTTATAGAGACTGTTACAGGGCGAGGAACTTTTGTATCAACAAAAAATACAGATCGATTAAGAGAAATAGCTTTATATGAAATAGAAAATAAATTAGAGGATATTATAAGGCAAGTAAAATCAGTAGGTATAACATTAGAAGAAGGACTAGAAATATTTAAAAGTATATATGAAGAAATATAA
- a CDS encoding cell wall-binding repeat-containing protein translates to MKISKKLLALGVSFSIAISNVSGVHALSSIEEIKGRDRYETAGMIADKQDYNTAIVVNSHKSLADGLSASGLAGVVNAPILLATDNEIPYETDSRLIKVDKIYVVGGENAVTPNIEHYYRRFGIEVERLSGNDRIETSYAVAEEVKEQLELQGKKIDKIFLTNGYKGEPDAMSIAPVSARDNAPIILTNGQSIPFNAKDIDSYVIGGKTNMSDNLVQDTKSERLGGTDRFDTNKKIINKFYPGSKEFHITKAYNLVDALTGSTIAKNTPIVLVHNNSDKSILKGATKVTALGGIDESIIQECINAVNGVVLSGNIEVHFINVGQGDATYIEMPDGTDILIDAGESKYGSTVVNYLNSQEKGMDLDYLISTHPDADHVGGMQEVFKQLNVKNFYYPADAPHNTQTWKNVLSLANTEGCKILDSKPGTIISGGGATLKFIHPTKDYNDNNEDSVVGLLDYNNTEVLLTGDAEAITEQDMVSQNLVPDVDVLKVGHHGSNTSTTQEFLNKAKPEHAVISVGENSYGHPTQNILNRLFGIGSKVWRTDKNGHVIMTSDGNNIDMKSITGGPQTKPDPEPTPPPTVDKIVYANGGSSSSNKYHKTATSHGMKGAIKMTESEAKKKGYIACKTCF, encoded by the coding sequence ATGAAAATAAGTAAAAAATTACTGGCTTTAGGGGTATCTTTCTCAATTGCTATCTCCAACGTATCTGGAGTACATGCATTATCTAGCATTGAAGAAATTAAAGGCAGAGATAGGTATGAAACAGCAGGAATGATAGCTGATAAGCAAGACTATAATACTGCAATAGTAGTAAATAGCCATAAATCATTGGCAGATGGATTAAGTGCTAGTGGATTAGCTGGAGTTGTAAATGCACCTATTTTATTAGCTACAGACAATGAAATACCATATGAAACAGATAGCAGACTTATAAAAGTTGATAAAATTTATGTTGTCGGTGGAGAAAATGCGGTAACTCCGAATATAGAACATTATTATAGGAGATTTGGAATTGAAGTTGAAAGGCTATCTGGAAATGATAGAATAGAAACATCTTATGCTGTAGCAGAAGAAGTCAAAGAACAATTAGAATTACAAGGTAAAAAAATAGATAAAATATTTTTAACAAATGGATACAAAGGTGAACCTGATGCAATGAGTATTGCTCCTGTATCAGCAAGAGATAATGCACCTATAATACTAACTAATGGGCAAAGTATACCATTTAATGCTAAGGACATAGATAGCTATGTTATTGGTGGAAAAACAAATATGAGTGATAACTTAGTTCAAGATACTAAGTCAGAGCGATTAGGTGGTACAGACAGATTTGATACTAATAAAAAAATAATAAATAAATTTTATCCTGGATCCAAAGAGTTCCATATAACTAAAGCATATAATTTAGTTGATGCATTAACAGGATCTACAATAGCAAAAAATACTCCGATTGTATTAGTACACAATAACAGTGATAAGAGTATTTTAAAAGGAGCTACAAAAGTTACTGCTTTAGGTGGAATAGATGAATCTATAATACAAGAATGTATAAATGCTGTTAATGGAGTAGTTTTAAGTGGAAACATAGAAGTACACTTTATAAATGTTGGTCAAGGGGATGCTACATATATAGAAATGCCTGATGGAACAGACATATTAATAGATGCTGGAGAAAGTAAATATGGAAGTACTGTAGTAAATTATTTAAATAGTCAAGAAAAAGGAATGGATTTAGATTACTTAATATCTACTCATCCAGATGCTGATCATGTTGGAGGTATGCAAGAAGTATTTAAACAATTAAATGTTAAAAATTTCTATTATCCAGCAGATGCACCGCATAACACTCAAACTTGGAAGAATGTTCTAAGCTTAGCTAATACAGAAGGTTGCAAAATATTAGACTCTAAACCAGGTACAATTATAAGTGGTGGTGGAGCAACATTAAAATTCATTCATCCTACAAAGGATTATAACGATAATAATGAAGATAGTGTGGTTGGATTATTAGACTATAATAATACAGAGGTACTATTAACAGGAGATGCTGAAGCTATAACAGAGCAAGACATGGTTAGTCAAAATCTAGTTCCAGATGTAGATGTATTAAAAGTAGGTCATCATGGATCTAATACTTCTACCACTCAAGAGTTTTTAAATAAAGCTAAGCCAGAACATGCAGTAATAAGTGTTGGAGAAAATAGTTACGGACACCCAACTCAAAATATATTAAATAGATTATTTGGTATAGGTTCTAAAGTATGGAGAACAGATAAAAATGGTCATGTAATTATGACAAGTGATGGTAATAACATAGATATGAAGTCTATAACTGGTGGACCTCAAACTAAACCTGATCCAGAGCCAACACCTCCACCAACAGTTGATAAAATAGTTTATGCTAATGGTGGAAGTAGCTCATCTAATAAGTATCATAAAACAGCAACATCACATGGTATGAAAGGTGCTATAAAAATGACAGAAAGTGAAGCTAAGAAAAAAGGATATATAGCATGTAAAACATGTTTCTAA
- a CDS encoding MATE family efflux transporter — MTKDMTTGNPVKLILYFSIPLLIGNIFQQFYSMVDTIIVGRFLGVKALAAVGSTSSMIFLIIGFILGLASGFSVLVSQRFGANDEEGVKKAVGSAIVLSVIMTIIITILSIFFTKPLLNLMKTPHDIIDEAYSYIIIIYGGIFVTFFYNIIASILRALGDSKTPLYFLIVASILNIILDLMFIVKFSMGVKGAAYATVISQGVSGILCLIYTAKKFPILRLEKRHFSFNLDFYKKHLNIGIPMALQFSITAVGAVILQGAVNSFGSTIVAAYTAASRVEQLVMQPSVTFGVTMATYCAQNLGANNIERIKEGVKKCTLINIAIGVIGGIILMTLGEYFVKLFVSNSDPNVISYATKYLTTVSFFFIPLSLIFIYRNALQGMGYTFVPMMAGVYELLARTIVAFTLPLAIGYTGICLAGPMAWLAASIPLFIDYHKKVNSINSSECYSS, encoded by the coding sequence ATGACTAAAGATATGACTACTGGTAATCCAGTAAAATTAATTTTATATTTTTCTATACCATTACTTATAGGAAATATTTTTCAACAATTCTATAGTATGGTAGATACAATAATTGTTGGAAGATTTTTAGGTGTTAAAGCTCTAGCAGCTGTTGGATCAACAAGTTCTATGATTTTTTTAATAATAGGATTTATATTAGGCCTTGCATCTGGTTTTTCCGTATTAGTTTCACAAAGGTTTGGAGCAAATGATGAAGAAGGTGTTAAAAAAGCCGTAGGTAGTGCAATTGTACTGTCTGTAATTATGACTATTATAATTACTATTTTAAGTATATTTTTTACTAAACCACTTTTAAATTTAATGAAAACTCCACATGATATAATAGATGAAGCTTATTCATATATAATAATTATATACGGAGGTATATTTGTTACATTTTTCTATAATATAATTGCAAGTATACTTCGTGCACTTGGAGATAGTAAAACTCCTTTATATTTCTTAATTGTTGCATCCATTTTAAATATAATACTAGATTTGATGTTTATAGTTAAATTCTCTATGGGAGTTAAAGGAGCTGCTTATGCTACTGTTATTTCCCAAGGAGTTTCAGGTATACTATGCTTAATTTATACTGCTAAAAAATTTCCTATATTAAGACTTGAAAAAAGACATTTTAGCTTCAACTTAGACTTTTATAAGAAACACTTAAATATAGGAATCCCAATGGCTCTTCAATTTTCAATAACTGCTGTCGGAGCAGTAATACTTCAGGGTGCTGTTAATTCATTTGGATCAACTATTGTTGCTGCATATACTGCTGCTTCTAGGGTTGAACAACTTGTTATGCAGCCAAGTGTAACATTTGGTGTTACTATGGCAACTTATTGTGCTCAAAATCTTGGTGCTAATAATATCGAACGAATTAAAGAGGGAGTTAAAAAGTGTACATTAATAAATATAGCTATTGGTGTTATTGGTGGAATTATACTTATGACACTTGGTGAATATTTTGTTAAGCTATTTGTATCAAATTCAGATCCAAATGTAATATCATACGCTACTAAATATCTAACTACAGTTTCTTTCTTCTTTATACCTCTTAGCTTAATATTTATATACAGAAATGCACTTCAGGGTATGGGATATACTTTCGTGCCTATGATGGCTGGTGTTTACGAATTACTTGCCAGAACTATTGTTGCATTTACATTACCTTTAGCTATTGGTTATACTGGTATTTGTTTAGCAGGTCCTATGGCTTGGCTTGCAGCATCTATACCGTTATTTATTGACTATCATAAAAAAGTTAATAGTATAAATTCTTCAGAGTGTTACTCATCATAA
- a CDS encoding BppU family phage baseplate upper protein: MIDSLGKYDITIDFDKMFTHNATNIYFSENDINTAKIRAKLVKKNEVINLTGTTVSIRLETITETIDDIATIVDATTGIIEYTFPTNTLIEGVNFFVLFLTKGDGTKASPKLAYKVLDSIEGTGAVEGTNEYPILIQLISDTNKAINKANEAYNKASSMQNDLGEVIDNANSTIDATNIARDKANEATANAENKIVDVENRFKELTASQQQDAEVIDARDREVSLKARLERDLANTNKELNKIKKLEESTVSTVITDKEFTVVEETSNGYFEDVKLEGKTLVNIKKDSNMDLLYASINEEFITNVVKTPNSISYTTTKKLDDWCYISCPINLNLLKPNTKYTVIFGEHNNLSSCAIQEGSFSGKITEFASITNGVALLTTVSEFTTLSQVLYILIKNEGPVDVKAGNIIIIEGDYTQNPPSYSSYFEGLKSVGDETDKIVVSSVDGDENLCDGVTYINGGLTSVGGRLSMTFSDSFRSYVVKGIEPNCKYSIKVKNCGNRFGVGSSVYYSNSTTFDVTNSIIHSSPDATGQELDLSITTGKHDRYLYVYVTNNNVFHSKIEIVVNKGELKPNSVFKQDKKQLLYLDTQDSTWKKPTLREWDTVEKHSDGKYYYHRRSEQLVLKGNEEIYLDKTHTDNLCFRFAELKTWSNNSRLISDKFKNEHNVYDTDKEGIYYTGVLRANILKSKLETQDVAGFKKWLQANNVTVVYQLAEEEIYECTNIGLITCDGETNYLIESGPICPKTTLKVHNNISNVVNLLQKKVSLLENKFIEGLKSVLAGDMQSLAYILYPEDFKNENDYIMMLPIEPM; the protein is encoded by the coding sequence ATGATAGATAGCTTAGGAAAATATGATATAACAATAGACTTTGATAAGATGTTTACACATAATGCTACAAATATTTATTTTAGTGAAAATGACATAAATACAGCAAAGATAAGAGCAAAATTAGTAAAAAAGAATGAAGTAATAAACTTAACAGGAACTACAGTCTCTATAAGGCTAGAAACTATTACAGAAACTATAGATGATATAGCTACTATTGTAGATGCAACAACTGGAATAATTGAATATACATTCCCAACTAACACACTTATCGAGGGTGTTAATTTTTTTGTTTTATTTTTGACTAAGGGTGATGGTACAAAGGCTTCTCCAAAGTTGGCTTACAAAGTATTAGATAGTATTGAAGGTACAGGAGCTGTTGAAGGTACTAATGAGTATCCGATTTTAATACAATTAATTAGTGATACAAATAAAGCTATAAATAAAGCAAATGAAGCTTACAATAAAGCTAGTAGTATGCAAAATGATTTAGGAGAAGTTATAGATAATGCAAATAGTACAATAGATGCTACAAATATAGCAAGAGATAAAGCAAATGAAGCAACAGCTAATGCAGAAAATAAAATTGTAGATGTAGAAAATAGATTTAAAGAGCTTACAGCTAGCCAGCAACAAGATGCAGAGGTAATTGATGCTCGAGATAGAGAAGTTAGCTTAAAAGCTAGATTAGAAAGAGATTTAGCTAATACAAATAAAGAGCTTAATAAAATAAAGAAATTAGAAGAAAGTACAGTTAGTACAGTTATAACAGATAAGGAATTTACGGTAGTAGAGGAAACTAGTAATGGGTATTTTGAGGATGTTAAGTTAGAAGGTAAGACTTTAGTTAATATTAAAAAAGATTCAAATATGGATTTGCTATATGCTTCAATCAATGAAGAGTTTATAACTAATGTCGTAAAAACACCTAATTCTATTTCTTATACTACAACTAAAAAATTAGATGACTGGTGTTATATAAGTTGTCCTATAAATCTTAACTTATTGAAACCTAATACAAAATATACTGTTATTTTTGGTGAACATAATAATTTATCTAGTTGTGCTATTCAAGAAGGTTCATTCTCAGGGAAAATAACCGAGTTTGCCTCTATAACTAATGGGGTAGCACTTTTGACTACAGTTAGTGAATTTACTACACTTAGTCAGGTACTTTATATCCTAATTAAAAATGAGGGTCCTGTAGATGTTAAAGCAGGTAATATTATTATTATAGAAGGCGACTATACACAAAATCCACCTTCTTATTCTTCTTATTTTGAAGGTCTTAAATCTGTAGGTGATGAAACAGATAAAATAGTAGTTTCAAGTGTTGATGGTGACGAAAATTTATGTGATGGTGTAACATATATAAACGGGGGATTAACTAGTGTAGGTGGTAGATTGAGTATGACGTTTAGTGATTCTTTCCGTAGTTATGTAGTTAAAGGTATAGAACCTAATTGTAAATATTCCATTAAAGTAAAAAATTGTGGCAATAGATTTGGGGTAGGTTCATCTGTATACTATTCAAACTCAACTACATTTGATGTCACTAATTCCATAATACATTCTTCACCAGATGCTACAGGGCAAGAATTAGACTTAAGTATAACTACAGGAAAACATGACAGATACTTATATGTGTATGTTACTAATAATAATGTGTTTCATTCTAAGATAGAAATTGTTGTTAATAAAGGTGAATTAAAACCTAATTCAGTTTTTAAACAAGATAAAAAACAACTTTTATACCTTGACACACAAGACAGTACTTGGAAAAAACCTACTCTAAGAGAATGGGATACGGTAGAAAAACATAGTGATGGTAAGTATTATTATCATAGACGTAGTGAACAATTGGTATTAAAAGGTAATGAGGAAATATACTTGGATAAAACTCATACAGATAATCTATGTTTTAGATTTGCCGAGTTAAAAACTTGGTCAAACAACTCTAGGCTAATAAGTGATAAATTTAAAAATGAACATAATGTATACGATACAGATAAAGAAGGTATCTATTACACAGGTGTGCTAAGAGCTAATATTCTTAAGTCAAAGCTAGAAACACAGGATGTTGCAGGATTTAAAAAATGGCTACAAGCTAATAATGTAACAGTTGTTTATCAACTAGCAGAGGAAGAAATATATGAGTGTACTAATATAGGCTTGATAACTTGTGATGGAGAAACAAACTATCTAATTGAAAGTGGTCCTATATGCCCTAAGACTACACTTAAAGTACACAATAATATAAGCAACGTAGTTAATCTATTGCAAAAGAAAGTTAGCTTATTAGAAAATAAGTTTATAGAAGGATTAAAGAGTGTATTAGCAGGAGATATGCAAAGTTTAGCATACATACTATACCCTGAAGATTTTAAAAATGAAAATGATTATATAATGATGTTACCAATAGAACCAATGTAG
- a CDS encoding ECF transporter S component, with product MEKKLNVRNLTLISFGIALNVVGAFIAYSLRLPIYMDSIGTIFIACLLGPKYAVITGLCGSLVSGMTFDIYSIYFAPVQISTGYLAGLMYKKGFLKGIKTPLGVFIFTLPTSIISAMISAFLFGGITSSGSSYIVQVLSVIGVPDVLSVFITQIFTDYADKFVAVLLIGGCVNALPRNVKSQILLNR from the coding sequence ATGGAAAAGAAATTAAACGTTAGAAACTTAACTTTAATAAGCTTTGGAATAGCTTTAAATGTAGTAGGAGCATTTATAGCCTATTCTTTAAGACTTCCTATATATATGGACTCTATAGGAACAATATTTATAGCCTGTTTACTTGGACCTAAATATGCCGTAATAACAGGTCTATGTGGAAGCTTAGTAAGTGGAATGACTTTTGATATATATTCAATATACTTTGCTCCTGTTCAAATAAGTACAGGGTATTTAGCTGGTTTGATGTATAAAAAAGGATTCTTAAAAGGTATAAAAACTCCTCTTGGAGTGTTTATATTCACATTACCAACATCTATAATAAGTGCCATGATAAGTGCATTTTTATTTGGAGGTATAACATCATCGGGTTCATCATATATTGTTCAAGTACTAAGTGTAATTGGAGTTCCAGATGTATTAAGTGTATTTATAACACAAATATTTACAGATTATGCTGATAAATTTGTGGCAGTACTATTAATAGGGGGTTGTGTTAATGCACTTCCTAGAAATGTAAAATCACAAATATTATTAAATAGATAA
- a CDS encoding N-acetylmuramoyl-L-alanine amidase, with the protein MNIITNFLDKNKYSRPGTKRSKTTKIAWHYVGNARSSAIANRNYFNNAPKHKTSASSHYIIGLNGEIIYCVPEGEIAYTTNSANSYSIGIEMCHPDSSGKFNTLTYNAAVELGVDLARRYKLNPLTDFIRHYDVTKKCCPKYWVDNKNAWEKFKKDVNSKLKGNTTQGSSTTRFKNGDYTGKKARVTADVLNVRYDRGTNYKVIAKLKKGDIVKLNYCLNEWISIEGYKGNKGLGYVHTDYLEIM; encoded by the coding sequence ATGAATATAATTACAAACTTTTTAGATAAAAATAAATATAGTAGACCAGGCACTAAAAGAAGTAAAACTACTAAAATTGCATGGCACTATGTAGGTAATGCAAGATCTAGCGCTATTGCTAATAGAAATTATTTTAATAATGCACCTAAACACAAAACAAGTGCAAGTTCACACTACATAATAGGTTTAAATGGAGAAATAATTTATTGCGTTCCGGAAGGAGAGATAGCATATACAACTAATTCTGCTAACTCTTATAGTATAGGTATAGAAATGTGTCATCCAGATAGTAGTGGTAAATTTAATACATTAACATATAATGCTGCGGTAGAACTAGGAGTAGATTTAGCTAGAAGATATAAGCTTAATCCTTTAACAGATTTTATAAGACATTATGATGTTACTAAGAAGTGTTGTCCTAAGTACTGGGTAGATAATAAAAATGCTTGGGAGAAGTTTAAAAAAGATGTGAATAGTAAATTAAAAGGTAATACTACTCAAGGATCTTCGACAACTAGATTTAAAAATGGAGATTATACAGGCAAAAAAGCTAGAGTTACAGCAGATGTATTAAATGTAAGGTACGACAGAGGTACTAATTATAAAGTCATAGCCAAATTAAAAAAAGGGGATATTGTTAAATTAAATTATTGTTTAAATGAATGGATAAGCATAGAAGGATATAAGGGCAATAAAGGTCTCGGTTATGTACATACAGATTATCTAGAGATAATGTAA
- a CDS encoding HNH endonuclease → MLALNKLIFISNNKPLVNHIDGDKTNNNITSLEWCTNSENHKPKCEIGLNSAKKVRIIIYMINLVQDIICLKKLSRYLMIILYLK, encoded by the coding sequence GTGCTTGCTCTTAATAAACTTATTTTCATTTCTAATAATAAGCCACTAGTCAACCATATTGATGGTGATAAAACTAATAACAATATAACAAGTTTAGAGTGGTGTACTAACTCAGAAAACCATAAACCTAAATGTGAAATTGGACTAAATAGTGCTAAAAAGGTAAGGATTATTATTTATATGATAAATCTAGTTCAAGACATCATATGTCTAAAAAAGTTATCTCGTTATCTGATGATAATACTATACTTAAAATAA
- a CDS encoding nucleoside hydrolase: protein MKKRKVIIDCDPGIDDSLAILLALNSPELEVLGITVCSGNVPANLGAKNALKALQMCSSLDVPVYIGEELPLKKELITAQDTHGEDGIGENFYEEVDAKILHGGVDFIIDTLNRNKDVSIIALGPLTNIAKALIKDKKAFDNLDEFVSMGGTYKSHGNCSPVAEFNYWVDPHAAEYVYKNLPKKIHMIGLDVTRKIVLTPNIIEFINKLDKDVSKYITEITRFYIDFHWNQEGIIGCVINDPLAVAYFIDRNLCNGFDSYVEIVEEGKAIGQTIVDAYDFYKKKHNAHILTEVDAKAFMKMFIKNIFKDKGNIIDSIKGVI, encoded by the coding sequence ATGAAAAAAAGAAAAGTAATAATTGATTGTGATCCAGGAATTGACGATTCATTAGCAATACTTCTAGCATTAAATTCACCAGAATTAGAAGTATTAGGGATTACCGTATGTAGTGGAAATGTACCTGCAAACTTAGGAGCAAAAAATGCTCTAAAAGCACTTCAAATGTGTTCTTCGCTAGATGTACCTGTATATATAGGAGAAGAGCTACCTTTAAAAAAAGAACTTATAACAGCACAAGATACTCATGGAGAAGATGGTATAGGAGAAAATTTTTATGAAGAAGTTGATGCTAAAATTTTACATGGTGGAGTAGACTTTATAATAGATACTTTAAATAGAAATAAAGACGTATCTATTATAGCACTAGGTCCGCTTACCAATATAGCTAAAGCATTAATTAAAGATAAGAAAGCCTTCGATAACTTAGATGAGTTTGTTTCCATGGGAGGAACTTACAAAAGTCATGGGAACTGTTCACCAGTAGCAGAATTTAATTATTGGGTAGATCCACATGCTGCTGAATATGTTTATAAAAACTTACCTAAAAAAATTCATATGATAGGACTTGATGTAACTAGAAAAATAGTATTAACACCAAATATTATTGAATTTATAAACAAACTAGATAAAGATGTATCTAAATATATAACAGAAATAACTAGATTTTATATAGATTTTCATTGGAATCAAGAAGGCATAATAGGTTGTGTAATAAATGATCCATTAGCAGTCGCATATTTTATAGACAGAAATCTATGCAACGGATTTGATTCTTACGTTGAAATAGTAGAAGAAGGAAAAGCCATAGGTCAAACTATAGTAGATGCATATGATTTTTATAAAAAGAAACATAATGCACATATACTGACAGAAGTAGATGCAAAAGCTTTTATGAAGATGTTTATAAAAAATATATTTAAGGATAAAGGTAATATTATAGACTCTATAAAAGGAGTGATATAA
- a CDS encoding ATP-binding cassette domain-containing protein, whose product MNAIEIRNLKKNLDTFNLCIDNLDIKKGYITGFIGPNGSGKTTTIKLIMNMIFKDSGSIKIFGKEYKKMI is encoded by the coding sequence ATGAATGCAATAGAGATTAGAAATTTGAAGAAAAATTTAGATACATTTAATTTATGTATAGATAATTTAGATATAAAAAAGGGATATATAACAGGGTTTATAGGTCCAAATGGATCAGGAAAAACTACCACAATAAAATTAATTATGAATATGATATTTAAAGATAGTGGTAGTATAAAAATATTTGGAAAAGAATATAAAAAAATGATATAA
- a CDS encoding radical SAM protein → MDRYSEITNKNQREIVLLKSFPCVWGKCSFCDYILDNSKSEEEINKLNFKVLENITGKYKVLEVINSGSCFELPKATLDKIKDIIKDKNIEKLFLESHWSYKNKIQDMREYFEIPITFKIGVESFDYDFRNNFLNKNAKFKSVEELKTYFDSPCMMVGIKGQTKEMIDKDMDIVLNNFDHATINVFVNNTSDIKRDDEIVNWFVDKYKDLLDKNPNIEVLYNNTDFGVGE, encoded by the coding sequence ATGGACAGATATAGTGAAATAACTAATAAAAACCAAAGAGAAATAGTACTACTTAAAAGTTTTCCATGCGTATGGGGAAAATGTAGTTTCTGTGATTATATATTAGATAACTCAAAATCAGAAGAGGAAATAAATAAATTAAATTTTAAAGTACTTGAAAATATAACAGGAAAATACAAAGTTTTAGAAGTTATAAACTCAGGAAGTTGTTTTGAACTTCCGAAAGCTACACTTGATAAAATAAAAGATATAATAAAAGACAAAAATATTGAAAAACTATTTTTAGAAAGTCATTGGTCATATAAAAATAAAATACAAGATATGAGAGAATATTTTGAAATACCTATAACTTTTAAAATAGGTGTAGAAAGTTTTGATTATGACTTTAGAAATAATTTTCTAAATAAAAATGCTAAATTTAAAAGTGTAGAAGAACTTAAAACTTATTTTGATTCTCCATGCATGATGGTAGGTATAAAAGGTCAGACAAAAGAAATGATAGATAAAGATATGGATATAGTTTTAAATAATTTTGATCATGCTACTATAAATGTTTTTGTAAATAATACATCAGATATTAAAAGAGATGATGAGATAGTTAATTGGTTTGTAGATAAATATAAAGACTTACTAGATAAAAATCCTAATATAGAAGTATTATATAATAATACTGATTTTGGAGTAGGAGAATAA